The Cucumis melo cultivar AY chromosome 6, USDA_Cmelo_AY_1.0, whole genome shotgun sequence genome includes a region encoding these proteins:
- the LOC103500164 gene encoding uncharacterized protein LOC103500164 isoform X1 has product MEEEEHEEDHGRANRILSCPNRIPVGCPIEGMESVVVTVSGYRGTERFNLIKMISYTGASYVGAMSRSITHLICWELQGRKFDLAKKFRTIIVNHRWLEDCIKHGKRVPEGPYILQSGQSVGPLSMKLPLADKGSVSAKKYNLLSEKLHNYGNVEDQSITDICSSSDSILPRCSLLDKDLSSDFGKSDDTANKPKYKVRKRISKQEDPSRSSSRNCFEESTSSGFLAIKRGSSSSLARDKRKGESSNQDSTVKSSRRRHLLVSNNSSEDHNKPDIWNFDPERYHLGTHNSLKVPSSHWAAETDMEVVNIGGTSDCERLCDERGLASIRFEGIEAYENQSTSNDTNLLVDNAPRVLPITPEDELHNMNDLQKNIEDPVIELDASLPPTSTELSCVICWTDFSSTRGVLPCGHRFCYSCIQNWADHMALSRKISTCPLCKASFLSITKVEDAATSDQKIYSQTIPCGPSLVDIYLLSDERTLNNVVQPSVAAVCSACRCREPEDLLMSCHLCQIRQIHSYCLDPPLLPWTCIHCKDLLTLYRSH; this is encoded by the exons atggaggaagaagagcaCGAGGAAGACCATGGTCGCGCTAATAGAATTCTTTCCTGCCCTAATCGAATTCCAG TAGGCTGTCCAATTGAAGGTATGGAATCTGTTGTTGTGACTGTCAGTGGCTACCGTGGCACAGAAAGATTCAACCTTATCAAGATGATATCTTATACTGGCGCTAGCTATGTGGGTGCAATGTCAAGGTCTATTACTCATTtg ATTTGTTGGGAATTACAAGGGAGGAAATTTGATCTTGCTAAGAAGTTCAGAACAATAATAGTCAATCATCGTTGGCTTGAAGATTGCATCAAACATGGAAAGCGTGTCCCTGAAGGTCCTTACATTCTCCAAAG TGGGCAATCTGTAGGTCCCTTGTCAATGAAACTCCCTCTTGCTGACAAGGGCTCTGTCTCAGCCAAAAAGTATAACTTGCTTTCTGAAAAGTTACATAATTACGGAAATGTTGAAGATCAAAGTATTACAGACATATGCTCTTCTAGTGATTCAATCTTGCCCCGCTGTTCTTTGCTGGATAAG GATCTGTCCTCTGATTTTGGAAAAAGTGATGACACTGCTAATAAGCCAAAGTACAAAGTGCGGAAGAGGATTTCTAAGCAAGAAGACCCATCAAGATCAAGTAGCAGAAACTGCTTTGAGGAATCAACTTCCTCTGGTTTTTTAGCAATTAAG CGTGGTAGCTCTTCAAGCTTGGCGAGAGAcaaaagaaaaggtgaaagtAGTAATCAGGACTCTACTGTTAAATCTTCAAGGAGACGGCACCTGCTTGTAAGTAATAACTCTAGCGAAGATCATAACAAGCCTGACATTTGGAATTTTGACCCGGAGCGGTATCATTTGGGAACTCATAATAGTCTTAAAGTTCCGTCTAGCCATTGGGCTGCTGAAACAGATATGGAAGTGGTAAACATTGGAGGAACATCTGATTGTGAACGGTTGTGTGATGAAAGGGGACTAGCAAGTATCAGGTTTGAAGGCATTGAAGCTTATGAGAACCAATCTACTTCCAACGATACAAACTTACTAGTTGACAATGCACCAAGAGTGCTACCGATAACTCCAGAAGATGAATTGCACAATATGAATGATTTGCAAAAGAACATTGAGGATCCAGTTATAGAACTCGATGCAAGCTTACCCCCAACTTCAACGGAGTTATCATGTGTCATCTGTTGGACAGATTTTAGTTCGACAAGGGGAGTTTTACCCTGTGGGCACCGATTTTGCTATTCATGCATTCAGAACTGGGCAGATCACATG GCTTTGAGCAGAAAAATCTCAACCTGCCCTTTGTGCAAAGCCAGTTTTCTGAGCATCACAAAGGTTGAAGATGCTGCCACCTCGGATCAGAAGATATACTCCCAAACCATTCCATGTGGACCGTCATTAGTGGATATTTACCTTCTATCTGATGAAAGAACTCTTAACAACGTTGTTCAG CCCTCTGTAGCAGCTGTTTGTAGTGCATGCCGTTGTCGGGAACCAGAGGACCTCCTCATGAGCTGCCATCTTTGTCAAATTCGACAAATTCATTCCTATTGTCTGGACCCACCGTTGTTACCATGGACTTGTATTCACTGCAAGGATCTGCTGACACTCTATCGAAGCCATTAA
- the LOC103500164 gene encoding uncharacterized protein LOC103500164 isoform X2, whose product MEEEEHEEDHGRANRILSCPNRIPGCPIEGMESVVVTVSGYRGTERFNLIKMISYTGASYVGAMSRSITHLICWELQGRKFDLAKKFRTIIVNHRWLEDCIKHGKRVPEGPYILQSGQSVGPLSMKLPLADKGSVSAKKYNLLSEKLHNYGNVEDQSITDICSSSDSILPRCSLLDKDLSSDFGKSDDTANKPKYKVRKRISKQEDPSRSSSRNCFEESTSSGFLAIKRGSSSSLARDKRKGESSNQDSTVKSSRRRHLLVSNNSSEDHNKPDIWNFDPERYHLGTHNSLKVPSSHWAAETDMEVVNIGGTSDCERLCDERGLASIRFEGIEAYENQSTSNDTNLLVDNAPRVLPITPEDELHNMNDLQKNIEDPVIELDASLPPTSTELSCVICWTDFSSTRGVLPCGHRFCYSCIQNWADHMALSRKISTCPLCKASFLSITKVEDAATSDQKIYSQTIPCGPSLVDIYLLSDERTLNNVVQPSVAAVCSACRCREPEDLLMSCHLCQIRQIHSYCLDPPLLPWTCIHCKDLLTLYRSH is encoded by the exons atggaggaagaagagcaCGAGGAAGACCATGGTCGCGCTAATAGAATTCTTTCCTGCCCTAATCGAATTCCAG GCTGTCCAATTGAAGGTATGGAATCTGTTGTTGTGACTGTCAGTGGCTACCGTGGCACAGAAAGATTCAACCTTATCAAGATGATATCTTATACTGGCGCTAGCTATGTGGGTGCAATGTCAAGGTCTATTACTCATTtg ATTTGTTGGGAATTACAAGGGAGGAAATTTGATCTTGCTAAGAAGTTCAGAACAATAATAGTCAATCATCGTTGGCTTGAAGATTGCATCAAACATGGAAAGCGTGTCCCTGAAGGTCCTTACATTCTCCAAAG TGGGCAATCTGTAGGTCCCTTGTCAATGAAACTCCCTCTTGCTGACAAGGGCTCTGTCTCAGCCAAAAAGTATAACTTGCTTTCTGAAAAGTTACATAATTACGGAAATGTTGAAGATCAAAGTATTACAGACATATGCTCTTCTAGTGATTCAATCTTGCCCCGCTGTTCTTTGCTGGATAAG GATCTGTCCTCTGATTTTGGAAAAAGTGATGACACTGCTAATAAGCCAAAGTACAAAGTGCGGAAGAGGATTTCTAAGCAAGAAGACCCATCAAGATCAAGTAGCAGAAACTGCTTTGAGGAATCAACTTCCTCTGGTTTTTTAGCAATTAAG CGTGGTAGCTCTTCAAGCTTGGCGAGAGAcaaaagaaaaggtgaaagtAGTAATCAGGACTCTACTGTTAAATCTTCAAGGAGACGGCACCTGCTTGTAAGTAATAACTCTAGCGAAGATCATAACAAGCCTGACATTTGGAATTTTGACCCGGAGCGGTATCATTTGGGAACTCATAATAGTCTTAAAGTTCCGTCTAGCCATTGGGCTGCTGAAACAGATATGGAAGTGGTAAACATTGGAGGAACATCTGATTGTGAACGGTTGTGTGATGAAAGGGGACTAGCAAGTATCAGGTTTGAAGGCATTGAAGCTTATGAGAACCAATCTACTTCCAACGATACAAACTTACTAGTTGACAATGCACCAAGAGTGCTACCGATAACTCCAGAAGATGAATTGCACAATATGAATGATTTGCAAAAGAACATTGAGGATCCAGTTATAGAACTCGATGCAAGCTTACCCCCAACTTCAACGGAGTTATCATGTGTCATCTGTTGGACAGATTTTAGTTCGACAAGGGGAGTTTTACCCTGTGGGCACCGATTTTGCTATTCATGCATTCAGAACTGGGCAGATCACATG GCTTTGAGCAGAAAAATCTCAACCTGCCCTTTGTGCAAAGCCAGTTTTCTGAGCATCACAAAGGTTGAAGATGCTGCCACCTCGGATCAGAAGATATACTCCCAAACCATTCCATGTGGACCGTCATTAGTGGATATTTACCTTCTATCTGATGAAAGAACTCTTAACAACGTTGTTCAG CCCTCTGTAGCAGCTGTTTGTAGTGCATGCCGTTGTCGGGAACCAGAGGACCTCCTCATGAGCTGCCATCTTTGTCAAATTCGACAAATTCATTCCTATTGTCTGGACCCACCGTTGTTACCATGGACTTGTATTCACTGCAAGGATCTGCTGACACTCTATCGAAGCCATTAA